In Epinephelus lanceolatus isolate andai-2023 chromosome 16, ASM4190304v1, whole genome shotgun sequence, one DNA window encodes the following:
- the slc30a8 gene encoding proton-coupled zinc antiporter SLC30A8, with amino-acid sequence MFKKTKDPERVILVSDVRSSYTTLRRLSTPSQEALQINGTGGIKHCHDNSRAQEDREREKKVARRRLYVASAVCLIFMTGEILGGYFAGSLAVMTDAAHLLVDFISFIISLVSLWLSSRPATHKLSYGWHRAEILGALVSIFTIWLVTGILVYLAVERLIKDNYTIEGTVMLITSGCAVLANIIMALTLHQSGHGHSHGGLSSHGHGHSHGGRSSHGHGHSHGGHKHDHSHKNGTGHNHTSNHSNQHDDHADVEQSGAGHGRKAQQDNASVRAAFVHVLGDLLQSISVLISAIIIFFKPEYKMADPICTFLFSIFVVCTTFTIMRDIILVLMEGTPVGMRYGEVRDSLQAVKGVTAIHNLHIWALTMNQAVLTAHVAIDETVDAQTVLREMTQACFSSYSFHSVTIQMERQADLKPGCTLCEEPKL; translated from the exons ATGTTCAAAAAGACGAAGGACCCAGAGAGAGTGATCCTGGTGTCAGATGTGAGGAGCTCATACACCACTCTGAGAAG GCTGAGCACACCCAGCCAGGAGGCATTACAGATCAACGGCACTGGTGGCATCAAGCATTGCCATGACAACAGCCGTGCCCAGGAGGATCGTGAACGAGAGAAGAAAGTCGCCAGGAGGAGGTTGTATGTGGCATCTGCCGTCTGTCTGATTTTCATGACCGGTGAAATCCTTG GTGGGTATTTTGCAGGCAGCCTTGCTGTGATGACAGACGCTGCCCACCTGCTTGTTGACTTCATCAGCTTCATCATCAGCCTGGTATCCCTCTGGCTCTCCTCCAGGCCTGCTACACACAAGCTCAGCTATGGTTGGCACCGTGCAG AGATTCTGGGTGCGCTGGTGTCAATCTTCACCATCTGGCTGGTAACAGGCATTTTGGTTTACCTGGCTGTGGAGCGCCTCATCAAAGATAACTACACCATCGAGGGCACTGTCATGCTCATTACCTCTGGTTGTGCTGTGTTGGCTAATATTAT CATGGCCCTCACCCTTCACCAGTCCGGCCACGGCCACAGTCACGGGGGTCTCAGCTCACACGGCCACGGCCACAGTCACGGGGGCCGCAGCTCACACGGCCATGGCCACAGTCACGGAGGTCACAAGCACGACCATAGTCACAAGAATGGAACAGGACACAATCATACCTCAAACCACTCAAACCAACATGATGATCATGCAGACGTGGAGCAAAGCGGGGCTGGTCATG GACGGAAGGCTCAGCAGGACAACGCCAGTGTGCGAGCGGCCTTTGTCCATGTGTTGGGAGATCTTCTCCAGAGCATTAGCGTGCTTATCAGCGCCATCATTATCTTCTTTAAG CCAGAATATAAAATGGCTGACCCCATCTGCACCTTCCTGTTCTCCATATTTGTCGTGTGCACCACCTTCACCATCATGAGGGATATTATTCTTGTCCTGATGGAAG GTACACCAGTAGGGATGAGGTACGGCGAGGTGCGGGATAGTCTGCAAGCAGTAAAGGGGGTGACAGCGATCCACAACCTTCACATCTGGGCCCTAACCATGAACCAGGCTGTACTGACTGCACACGTAGCCATAG ATGAGACAGTGGATGCTCAGACTGTCCTGAGAGAAATGACGCAGGCTTGTTTCTCCTCCTACAGCTTCCACTCTGTTACCATTCAGATGGAGAGACAGGCCGACCTAAAGCCTGGATGTACCCTGTGTGAGGAGCCCAAGTTGTAA